The Lutra lutra chromosome 15, mLutLut1.2, whole genome shotgun sequence genome includes a region encoding these proteins:
- the PYCR2 gene encoding pyrroline-5-carboxylate reductase 2 — protein sequence MSVGFIGAGQLACALARGFTAAGILSAHKIIASSPEMDLPTVSSLRKMGVNLTRSNKETVRHSDVLFLAVKPHIIPFILDEIGADVQARHIVVSCAAGVTISSVEKKLMAFQPAPKVIRCMTNTPVVVREGATVYATGTHALVEDGQLLEQLMSSVGFCTEVEEDLIDAVTGLSGSGPAYAFMALDALADGGVKMGLPRRLAVRLGAQALLGAAKMLLDSEQHPGQLKDNVCSPGGATIHALHFLESGGFRSLLINAVEASCIRTRELQSMADQEKVSPAALKKTLLDRVKLESPTVSTLTHSSPGKLLTRSPAPGGKKE from the exons ATGAGCGTGGGCTTCATCGGCGCCGGCCAGCTGGCCTGTGCCCTGGCGCGGGGCTTCACGGCCGCAG GCATCCTGTCGGCTCACAAGATCATAGCCAGCTCTCCAGAAATGGACCTGCCCACTGTGTCCTCGCTCAGG AAGATGGGTGTGAACCTGACCCGAAGCAACAAGGAGACCGTGAGGCACAGTGATGTCCTGTTCCTCGCTGTGAAGCCGCACATTATCCCCTTCATCCTGGACGAGATCGGGGCGGACGTCCAGGCCAGGCACATCGTGGTGTCCTGTGCTGCTGGAGTCACCATCAGCTCTGTGGAAAAG AAGCTGATGGCCTTCCAGCCGGCCCCCAAGGTGATTCGCTGCATGACCAACACACCGGTGGTGGTGCGGGAGGGCGCCACAGTGTACGCCACAGGCACCCACGCCCTGGTGGAGGATGGGCAGCTCCTGGAGCAGCTCATGAGCAGCGTGGGCTTCTGCACGGAGGTGGAAGAGGACCTGATTGACGCCGTCACGGGGCTCAGTGGCAGTGGACCTGCCTAT GCATTCATGGCTCTGGACGCGTTGGCTGATGGTGGGGTGAAGATGGGCCTGCCTCGGCGCCTGGCGGTGCGCCTGGGGGCGCAGGCCTTGCTG GGGGCCGCCAAGATGCTCCTGGACTCGGAGCAGCACCCAGGTCAGCTCAAGGACAACGTCTGCTCCCCTGGGGGGGCCACCATCCATGCCCTGCACTTCCTAGAGAGTGGTGGCTTCCGCTCCCTGCTCATCAATGCCGTGGAGGCCTCCTGCATCCGCACACG AGAGCTGCAGTCCATGGCTGACCAAGAGAAGGTCTCTCCTGCTGCCCTCAAGAAGACCCTCCTGGACAGAGTGAAGCTGGAATCCCCCACAGTGTCCACACTGACCCATTCCAGCCCGGGGAAGCTGCTCACAAGAAGCCCGGCCCCTGGGGGCAAGAAGGAGTGA
- the LOC125085944 gene encoding left-right determination factor 1-like, with product MRSLWLCWALWALPLPGPGAALSGEHILSTLLRQLQLREAPVLDAGDLEELVTPAHVMAQYVALLQRSHGVRSRGKRFSQRFREVAGRWLASEASTHLLVFSMERRLPPNSELVRAVLRLFQEPVPRAALRRHERLSPHSARARVTVEWLQVREDSSNRTSLVDSRLVSLHESGWKAFDVTEAVTFWQQLSRPRQPLLLQVTVHREHLGSLASGAHKLVRFASQGPEGPRQGEPQLELHTLDLGAYGARGDCDPEAPVTETTRCCRQEMYIDLQGMKWAENWVLEPPGFLAYECVGACQQPPRPLPFEWPFLGPRQCIASETTSLPMIVSVKEGGRTRLQVVSLPNMRVQKCSCSWDGAPVPRKLEP from the exons ATGAGGTCGCTGTGGCTGTGCTGGGCGCTGTGGGCCCTGCCCCTACCGGGCCCCGGGGCCGCCCTGAGCGGGGAGCACATCCTCAGCACCCTGCTGCGGCAGCTGCAGCTCCGAGAGGCGCCCGTCCTGGACGCAGGCGACCTGGAGGAGCTGGTCACCCCCGCGCACGTAATGGCCCAGTACGTGGCCCTGTTGCAGCGCAGCCACGGGGTCCGCTCTCGAGGGAAGAGGTTCAGCCAGAGGTTCCGAG AGGTGGCGGGCAGGTGGTTGGCTTCCGAGGCCTCCACGCACCTGCTGGTGTTCAGCATGGAGCGGCGGCTGCCCCCCAACAGCGAGCTGGTGCGGGCGGTGCTGCGCCTTTTCCAGGAGCCGGTGCCCAGGGCCGCGCTGCGCAGGCATGAGCGACTGTCCCCGCACAGCGCCCGCGCCCGCGTCACCGTCGAGTGGCTGCAGGTCCGCGAAGACAGCTCCAACCGCACCTCGCTGGTGGACTCCAG GCTGGTGTCCCTCCACGAGAGCGGCTGGAAGGCCTTCGACGTGACAGAGGCGGTGACCTTCTGGCAGCAGCTGAGCCGGCCTCGCCAGCCTCTGCTCCTGCAGGTGACGGTGCACAGGGAGCACCTGGGCTCGCTGGCCTCGGGCGCCCACAAGCTGGTGCGCTTCGCCTCCCAGGGGCCCGAGGGCCCGCGGCAGGGCGAGCCCCAGCTGGAGCTGCACACGCTGGACCTGGGGGCCTACGG AGCTCGGGGCGACTGTGACCCCGAGGCGCCCGTGACGGAGACCACCCGCTGCTGCCGCCAGGAGATGTACATTGACCTGCAGGGGATGAAGTGGGCTGAGAACTGGGTCCTAGAGCCCCCGGGCTTCCTGGCCTACGAGTGCGTGGGCGCCTGCCAGCAGCCCCCGCGGCCCCTGCCCTTCGAGTGGCCATTTCTGGGCCCGCGGCAGTGCATCGCCTCTGAGACGACCTCGCTGCCCATGATCGTGAGCGTCAAGGAAGGAGGCAGAACCAGGCTCCAGGTGGTCAGCCTGCCCAACATGAGGGTGCAGAAGTGCAGCTGCTCCTGGGACGGGGCGCCCGTGCCCCGGAAGCTGGAGCCTTAG